Proteins encoded in a region of the Nicotiana tomentosiformis chromosome 9, ASM39032v3, whole genome shotgun sequence genome:
- the LOC104099745 gene encoding uncharacterized protein, translating to MDATGDRNIMETIAAGQSRREADTKFKGTGLNIEAVSTAAAIPIEAGQNVEKKKYAGDDRILKDIPATTVLARMYSALGTTTQMDNGTVGEGSRAREGFVEQHDLVAATGMMTPVNVPKATKATDVGQDTKGTGQQICKVQGQTNIQETTGGKEKIAGQILDSPCKIVPDPVETSEVFESVCQGGKLSIGGVWSVVNRSPNKSNTPGLKNQILTSKSIDVSNSFDVLIVEHDHDMDMAGRNLQQVEEQQFEREAVSKISQQQSPSSGKQ from the coding sequence ATGGATGCTACTGGTGATCGAAATATCATGGAAACAATAGCAGCTGGACAGTCGCGTAGGGAAGCTGATACAAAGTTTAAGGGAACAGGTTTAAATATTGAAGCTGTGTCTACTGCTGCTGCAATTCCAATTGAAGCTGGGCAGAATGTTGAGAAGAAAAAATATGCAGGAGATGATAGAATTTTGAAGGACATACCTGCTACTACAGTGTTGGCAAGGATGTACTCAGCTTTGGGCACAACTACACAAATGGATAATGGTACTGTTGGTGAGGGAAGTAGGGCACGTGAAGGTTTTGTAGAGCAGCATGATTTGGTTGCTGCAACAGGTATGATGACTCCAGTTAATGTACCTAAGGCTACCAAAGCTACAGATGTTGGTCAAGACACTAAGGGAACTGGGCAGCAGATCTGTAAGGTGCAAGGGCAAACAAACATTCAGGAAACAACTGGTGGTAAGGAGAAAATAGCTGGGCAGATCCTTGacagtccatgcaaaattgttccaGATCCAGTAGAGACATCTGAGGTATTTGAATCAGTTTGTCAAGGTGGGAAACTATCAATAGGTGGAGTGTGGTCAGTGGTAAATCGCTCACCAAACAAAAGCAACACTCCAGGTCTTAAAAATCAGATCTTAACGTCAAAGAGCATTGATGTTTCCAACTCTTTTGATGTGTTGATTGTTGAGCATGATCATGATATGGATATGGCTGGGAGGAATTTGCAACAGGTGGAGGAGCAGCAGTTTGAACGTGAGGCAGTCTCAAAAATTAGCCAGCAACAGTCACCAAGCAGTGGAAAACAGTAG
- the LOC138898708 gene encoding uncharacterized protein — MPNKECIFKCLDRIFVNFPFQSLFPNIEVEHLMRIGSDHAPLLMSCGEEAMQFVKPFKFLNFWTKHETFMEVVRQNWMVDFTIYPFLSFNQKLKMVKLALSKWSKLTFGDIFKQLTIREDVVKIKEILFEEAPTVENRTILQQAQA; from the coding sequence ATGCCAAATAAAGAATGCATATTCAAATGTTTGGACAGAATCTTTGTTAACTTTCCTTTCCAATCACTATTCCCTAATATAGAGGTGGAGCATCTCATGAGAATAGGCTCAGATCATGCTCCCCTCTTGATGAGCTGTGGAGAGGAGGCAATGCAATTTGTTAAACCATTCAAGTTCTTGAACTTCTGGACTAAACATGAAACCTTTATGGAGGTTGTTAGGCAGAATTGGATGGTTGATTTCACTATATATCCATTCTTGAGTTTCAATCAGAAGCTGAAGATGGTTAAGCTTGCTCTATCTAAATGGAGTAAACTTACTTTTGGGGATATATTCAAGCAGTTGACTATTAGAGAAGATGTGGTTAAAATTAAGGAGATATTGTTTGAAGAAGCACCAACAGTAGAGAACAGAACAATACTTCAACAAGCTCAAGCTTAA